The Corvus moneduloides isolate bCorMon1 chromosome 1, bCorMon1.pri, whole genome shotgun sequence nucleotide sequence CCCGCACTCCCCTCGGTGCCTGGTGCAGGGATTATGCCTGGTGAGGACCCAGCACCCCCCACCCGTGGGCGCCAGGGCCAGATTCCTGCTGCCGCCGTGTTACTGCCGCCCATGTGCTGGCACACGTGGTGACACCCACCCGAGGCACCTAAATTTAGGTGTCTGGCTGCGGGGGCCGGGCGCTGCCACCCCCCCGGCGGCTGTTCCACAGGAACCGGGGGGTCGCTGCTGGAGCCAGTGCCTGCGCAGGGGCTGCCCCACAccgtgtgctgctcccagccagtgCAGTGGCACGGTACCCTCGGCATGTCTGGGCATGGGGTGTCCCCATGGAGACGGCCGTGGTACCCATGGCAGAGTTCAGGATGGCCCCATGGCTTGGAATGTCCCCACAGGGATGTCTGTGACAACAACAGGCCATCCCAAGCCCTTTGGGGGTCCATTCTGATCCCTTTGGGTCTGCATCCCAAGCCCTTTGGTAGTCCATCCCAATCCCTCCAGGGGCCCATCCCGATCCCTCAGGGGGTCTATGCCCAGCCCCGGGCACCGTGCCCGGATACccgctgctgctggcaggagacGAAGGTCTGAAAGCCAGGGGCAACGCCAAAGCCCAGCTGGTCAATGAAGGGTGGCTCATCCTGGCTGTGGATCTGCACCTTCACCCCCGCCTCAAACGAGGTCTcatctgcagagcagggggaggggagTCAGGAGGCAGGGCGTCTCACCCATGTCCCCCCAGATGGGCTTGTGCTCACCTGTGTCCCCCCAAAAGGACAAGTACTCACGTGAGACCCCCCAGACAGCCAAGTGCTCTCCCCCATGTCCCCGCAGATGGGCAGGGTCTCACCTGTGTCCCCCCAGACGGGCAGATACTCCTCCTGCTGCACATTGAGCATGAGCTCGAGGCCGTTGCCGGAGCCGCCCTGCAGCGTGGTCAGCACCTcgcgccccggcccccccgggTTGAATGTGTAGCACTTCCCCAGGCGTGTGAAGatctgcagggacacagggcacacgtgggacacggggacagggctctcactgccactgcagggaccccatggggacatggggatggggCATTCAGTGCCACTGTGGGGAccctgtggggacacagggacacacatgGGGACATGGCAATGGGGATTCCAGTGCCCCACATGAGCCAGGACAGGATCCCAGTACCCCTAGAGGGTACCTACAGGACCCAGGAGGGgatcccagtgccctgggaCAGGATGCCGGTGCCCCCAGGAGAAGGCGAGGATGTAGATGGTGCCCGCGCTTTCGCTGCCGCAGCTCTGCAGGGATATTGGGTTTCGTCGCTGTTCCAGGGAACATGTGGGGACACTTGAGGTGGGAGGGCACAAGCCAGAACAGTGATGGGGACCAGGACTCCTttgtcacagcagcagaggccaCCATGTCCCCCCCAGGACCTGAGAGCCTGTCCTGGGCCAGCCACCCCAGGGACCGCGGGGACCCGCACCCCCAGCCAGGAACCCCGGGGTGACCTTGAGTTCCCAGGGATCGGTACCCACAGCCAGGGACCCTGGGGTGACCCTGAGCCCCCAGACTGGTCTCACGGCCCCTCACCTCCTGCCGTGCAGTCCCATGGCGTCATGGCCCCCTCTGCTATGGGTGCCCCCACCCGGGGGTTATGTCCCACGGGGGGAGTGGAGGGGGCGTTGCTGTGGCAACCAGCTGCTCCCAAAGTGGGGACCCGTTGCCATGGCAATGCGGTGCCCAAGGAGGAAAGGGGGGGGCGGGTGTCATGGCAACGGCTGCCCGGCATGGGGATGCTGGGGGGGGCATGGGTGGGGACAGTGATGGGGACGtggccccagcactgccagtccTCCTTGACTCCGCACTCAGGGTCACACAGGGACCCACAACCCTGCACCCTGGGGACCCCCTGTCCTtcaccctggggaccccaagCCCTGCACCgtgggcacccccagccctcacccCGAAgatcccctgtccccacacccccaTCCTGCCCCATTCAACTGGCGCTGGGGTAGGTGAGAGGAGACATGTTTCACCCCAATGGCCCTTGGGCCCCCACCACATGTCCAGGAACCTCAGGGACACTAGGGCCCGGGCTGGGAGGAGGTGCAGGGACACAGTGCCCAAGCTCAGCACCATGGCCCAGAGCAGAGGATCCCAATCCGGGGCTGAGACTGGCCGAgcctggggattttgggaggcAGAGCCAGGACCCTGCTGCTCAACCAGGCACGTGCCACCCACCCCAAGTCCTGCCCTGGGGACCCTCAGCCCTCCTGCCACATGTCCTGGCCCTCAAACCCAGGGGCCATCACCAGtggctggccctgctgcaggaacagagggcagagcagctctggccacAGGCACTGGGGCACGGGGGGAATGGAGGGAGCatggggggcacagagggggcACAGAGGGGGCACGGAGCTGTCACAGGGTGGCTCATCCCTAAGCTCCGTGGTGACTTAATTAGTGCTCTAAGAGCATTAAGGTGACGGTAATTGCTGGGGACAGTGATGTGGactgggcagagctggcacagcagacGTGAGCTGCTCAGCGCCCACActgctgcctggtgctgctgtggcaggagggatgTGTCCGTGCTGCCCATGCCACCATCACTGCCTGTCCTGCCCACGCCACTGCCCCTGTCCACCCTGCCTATGATactgtccctgcccatcccagtgTACCTGTCTGTCACACAAGTGTCATgatccctgcctgtgccactgtccctgccctgaTCTGGGGGCCACAGCgaggggtgctgggggcagcagtagggggtgctgggggtcaCAGCAGGGCGGCATGAGGATCCCCACCCATGTCAGGCATGGAAGAGCCTCTGTGCCAACAGCCAGgacagtggctgctgctggcagtgcccggTGGCACCCGAGGCGGGCGCAGGTGGTGAGGGCTGCACCTGTGAGCACCCTGTACAAGTGACACCCCTAGAGGTGAGCACCCACACCTGTGAGCATCCTGTCCTTGTGAGCACCCTGTACCCCGAGCATCCTGTGCCCACCACCACCTCTGCCCAGGGCCTGCATGCCGGCAGAGActcccagccagcacagagtccccggcacagccctgctccatcctgggCACCGTTCACAGCTGCCTGGCacccctgcagcacccagggtGGGGGAACCCCTGTCTGGCAGCTGCTGTACCcggaggggagggcaggggctgaTGGTGCTGTGGGCGGTGGGATGAGAGAGGGGACTCACCTGCCGGCGTCTGACCCCAGCAGGACTCCCAGGTCCCTCCACAGCCCCGGGGGCACACAGCGGGTCCCCTCCCCATCCTTGCGGTGCCCAGGGGCAACAAGCTGGGAGAAGGACCTCACCCATGGATGCCCAACCCCAGCAGGCTCCCGTGTCCCTCCGCAGCCCCGGGGCATACGGTCagtcccctccccaccctcttGGCACTCACCACGGTGAAGTTGCGGGCAGTGCAGCCGGTGCCACGGAaggagcactgcagcagcatttcagccaGGTCGTGGCCCGTGCGGTTGTAGAACTCGGCCATGCTGAAGGGCTTCGCCTTGAAGTTCTTGAAGTTGGCCTTGTCGCGCAGCGCGGCCAGGACGTGGGGCTCAGCCAGCTGCGGGTTGCTGATCTCGTAGCGCTCGTTGAGCAGCGCCAGCAGCTCGCCCACGTGGTACATGTCGTTGCGGGTGATTTTGGAGAAGCGGAACTCGTTGAGGTTGCAGATGGTGATGGCCGGGAAGGTGAGGTTGCGGGCAGCCACCTCGTCCAGCTTGGTGACGTGGGGGTAGGTGAGGAAGTAGGCGACGCGCTCGGCGCAcacgagcagcagcagccccagcgaGCCCAGGAAGAAGCCGCCCCAGAGCACGCGGCGCAGGGACACGGCCCCGTAGGCGAAGACGTGGCTGATGCCGTGCAGTGAGGAGCTGTGGGCGAAAGCCCGCAGGCTGGAGAGCCCCTCGCCCTCCCCGCTGCCCTCCGAGCCCCTCCTCATCCTGTTGCCGCCGGGGCCCCGCGCTGCCCTGCACCCTCAGCCCATCGCCGCGCCGGGCTCAGGGCGCAGCTGGCGGcgagggaagggggggaggagggtgggcaggggagaggaaaggcaggagaggcagggcaGGACCGGCCGCTTCGCTCCCCAAGGTCCTTCACGCAGCCGGTGCCGATGCTGCCCGACCGGTGCCGCGGAGCCGCGGGCAGCGCAGCGCAGCTCCCGTCCCGGTTCCAGCCCCAGCCTCGGTCTCGGTTCCGGTCCCGGTTCCAGCCCTGGTCCTGGATCCAGTCCCGATGCCAGCCTCGGTCCCCGTCCTGATCCCGGTCCCGGATCTAGCCCCAGCCCCGATCCCGGTTCCAGCTCCCGTTCCAACCCCAGCCCCGGTCCCGCTCCCGGCTCCGCTCCCGCCGCGGCGCAGTCGCCGCCggtccccgccgccccccgccgccgccgcccccgcccctccTGCTCGGCTCCacccgccgcccccgccggcggCCGCAGCGCTGGGGTACGGGGGGCCGAGACCCCCGGGAAGGGGGGACCAGCAGGCAGCGCCCCTTCATCGGGCAGCTCAGGGGAACCCACCTCGGGGGTCACACAGAGGTCCCCCCGTCCCAGGGTCACGCAGGGGTCCTCCGCCCCGGGGCGTGATGCAGTGGAGCCTTCACCCCAGAAAGATGCCACGGGGTCCTCTCACTCCGGGGTGACACAGGCGTCTCCCATCCTAAGGCTGATCCAGGCgaccccccccaccccggcaGAGTCATGCAGGGCTAATCCTACCCCAGGGGGTCACACAGGGGTTCCCCCAGCCTGGGGGGTTGACACAAGGGTCCCCTACCTTGAGAGGCGGCACAGGGGACAGTCCATCCCGTGGAGTCACGAAGGGGTAACCCCCATTCCAGGGGCCCCCATCC carries:
- the ASIC3 gene encoding acid-sensing ion channel 3 isoform X3, which gives rise to MRRGSEGSGEGEGLSSLRAFAHSSSLHGISHVFAYGAVSLRRVLWGGFFLGSLGLLLLVCAERVAYFLTYPHVTKLDEVAARNLTFPAITICNLNEFRFSKITRNDMYHVGELLALLNERYEISNPQLAEPHVLAALRDKANFKNFKAKPFSMAEFYNRTGHDLAEMLLQCSFRGTGCTARNFTVIFTRLGKCYTFNPGGPGREVLTTLQGGSGNGLELMLNVQQEEYLPVWGDTDETSFEAGVKVQIHSQDEPPFIDQLGFGVAPGFQTFVSCQQQRLVYLPPPWGDCKATPIESDFFTNYSLTACRLDCETRYLAENCNCRMVHMPGNANVCTPEQYKECADPALDFLVTKDSEYCACRTPCAMVRYGKELSMVKIPSKASAKYLAKKFNKTEQYIADNVLVLDIFFEALNYEMIEQKKAYEVAGLLGDIGGQMGLFIGASLLTILEIFDYLYEVFRDKLLSLYKEKKRSPRSDGSTLSAWPPLPGPTPRLGVAPNLLPRHPALGSSPGPPAEPSPPPRRPGGWGDTPGPRGGLQAPPAP
- the ASIC3 gene encoding acid-sensing ion channel 3 isoform X2, whose product is MRRGSEGSGEGEGLSSLRAFAHSSSLHGISHVFAYGAVSLRRVLWGGFFLGSLGLLLLVCAERVAYFLTYPHVTKLDEVAARNLTFPAITICNLNEFRFSKITRNDMYHVGELLALLNERYEISNPQLAEPHVLAALRDKANFKNFKAKPFSMAEFYNRTGHDLAEMLLQCSFRGTGCTARNFTVIFTRLGKCYTFNPGGPGREVLTTLQGGSGNGLELMLNVQQEEYLPVWGDTDETSFEAGVKVQIHSQDEPPFIDQLGFGVAPGFQTFVSCQQQRPDCVPPGLRDALPGRELQLPHGAHAGQCQRLHPGAVQGVRRPRAGDNVLVLDIFFEALNYEMIEQKKAYEVAGLLGDIGGQMGLFIGASLLTILEIFDYLYEVFRDKLLSLYKEKKRSPRSDGSTLEHPAVPGSPTAPRPPRAPGPPCPAPRPVSASPRTCYLVTRL
- the ASIC3 gene encoding acid-sensing ion channel 3 isoform X1, whose translation is MRRGSEGSGEGEGLSSLRAFAHSSSLHGISHVFAYGAVSLRRVLWGGFFLGSLGLLLLVCAERVAYFLTYPHVTKLDEVAARNLTFPAITICNLNEFRFSKITRNDMYHVGELLALLNERYEISNPQLAEPHVLAALRDKANFKNFKAKPFSMAEFYNRTGHDLAEMLLQCSFRGTGCTARNFTVIFTRLGKCYTFNPGGPGREVLTTLQGGSGNGLELMLNVQQEEYLPVWGDTDETSFEAGVKVQIHSQDEPPFIDQLGFGVAPGFQTFVSCQQQRLVYLPPPWGDCKATPIESDFFTNYSLTACRLDCETRYLAENCNCRMVHMPGNANVCTPEQYKECADPALDFLVTKDSEYCACRTPCAMVRYGKELSMVKIPSKASAKYLAKKFNKTEQYIADNVLVLDIFFEALNYEMIEQKKAYEVAGLLGDIGGQMGLFIGASLLTILEIFDYLYEVFRDKLLSLYKEKKRSPRSDGSTLEHPAVPGSPTAPRPPRAPGPPCPAPRPVSASPRTCYLVTRL